A stretch of Amycolatopsis balhimycina FH 1894 DNA encodes these proteins:
- a CDS encoding DUF397 domain-containing protein, producing the protein MPFGASTAVELSRVSRIRDTKDRAGGTLAVSAAAWRALLRKTKR; encoded by the coding sequence ATGCCTTTCGGAGCAAGTACGGCAGTCGAGCTGAGCCGTGTGTCGCGGATTCGCGACACCAAGGACCGCGCCGGGGGCACGCTCGCCGTTTCTGCGGCCGCTTGGCGGGCTTTACTTCGCAAAACTAAGCGTTAA
- a CDS encoding ABC transporter substrate-binding protein, whose amino-acid sequence MIRRGRTIPLVAALLATAGCSMFSSGGTASPPPLERTTLRIGVGNAIDTAPLRIAVAAGKFGSAGLNVRLVELGADDGLAKLASGDLDVTFASDIAMFRAAAGGAALQLQGEAYTAGPNTMALVTLPDSGYTVPTGKKAPEIAVNMLDDIGALVARSVLGTAGVDEAKIKFTAVPFDRMPQALQAGDADAALMIEPYITRAEKDLGAHILADGARGSTLGFPLSGYASAKPFAQANPRTLTAFRTALGAAQQSATDPATVRDALPKFSDIDPTTAALISLGSYPASLNGIRLQRVADLMHNSGLLANRLDVQALLPDRTGY is encoded by the coding sequence ATGATCAGACGCGGACGGACGATTCCGCTGGTAGCGGCGCTTCTGGCGACCGCGGGCTGCAGCATGTTCTCTTCCGGCGGCACCGCGTCCCCGCCGCCGCTGGAACGGACCACCCTCCGCATCGGAGTGGGCAACGCCATCGACACGGCCCCGCTGCGGATCGCCGTGGCGGCCGGGAAGTTTGGTTCCGCGGGGCTGAACGTGCGGCTCGTCGAGCTCGGCGCCGACGACGGGCTGGCGAAGCTGGCCTCCGGCGACCTCGACGTCACCTTCGCCTCCGACATCGCCATGTTCCGCGCCGCGGCCGGCGGGGCGGCGTTGCAGCTGCAGGGCGAGGCCTACACGGCCGGCCCCAACACGATGGCCCTGGTCACGCTGCCGGACTCCGGCTACACCGTGCCGACGGGGAAGAAGGCGCCCGAGATCGCGGTGAACATGCTCGACGACATCGGTGCGCTCGTCGCGCGTTCGGTGCTGGGCACGGCGGGCGTCGACGAAGCGAAGATCAAGTTCACGGCGGTGCCGTTCGACCGGATGCCGCAGGCTCTGCAGGCGGGCGACGCCGACGCGGCGCTCATGATCGAGCCGTACATCACCCGTGCCGAGAAGGACCTCGGCGCGCACATTCTGGCCGACGGCGCCCGCGGTTCGACGCTCGGCTTCCCGCTGTCCGGCTACGCGTCCGCCAAGCCGTTCGCGCAGGCCAACCCCCGTACGCTCACGGCGTTCCGCACCGCGCTGGGCGCGGCCCAGCAGAGCGCGACGGACCCGGCGACCGTGCGCGACGCGCTGCCGAAGTTCTCAGACATCGACCCGACCACGGCCGCGCTGATCTCGCTCGGCTCGTACCCGGCGTCGCTCAACGGCATCCGGCTCCAGCGCGTCGCCGACCTGATGCACAACTCCGGCCTGCTGGCCAACCGCCTCGACGTCCAGGCGCTGCTCCCCGACCGGACCGGTTACTAG
- the mdlC gene encoding benzoylformate decarboxylase encodes MIKRTVLDATRELLRELGLTTVFGNPGTTEVPFLTDWPDDFDYVLGLQESTVVAMADAYAQATRQAVLVNLHSAGGVGHSLGSLFTAYRNRSPLIIVAGQQVRSLLPHEPFLGAMDAPEFPKPYVKWSIEPATAEDVPAALARAYHVATQAPSGPVFVSVPADDWTVPTERPVISRPRIRGFAPDPEAIDELNAALEGAQRPAIVVGGAVDQDSAVPETVALAERLNAGVWVAPMSYRCSFPENHPLFQGFLEPERGAVADALGKHDLVLVLGAPAFTYHVDRGRGDAPLPPLFILSDDEQILARAFEGTGIRATPKLGIRALLNVVERSTRPAPAPRPRPAKPSGETLTGEFLYATLADLLPDNALVVEEAPSHRGSLHEHLPITTTGSGFLTMASGTLGYGIPGAVGAALARPDRKVVAVVGDGSSMYGIQGLWTAARKQLPVTFVIFDNSEYAAVRLLGDTIGGVKLPGTELGGIDFVALAGSMGCQGVTITEPSGLAAGLAAALADPRPTLVHVRVAPTHALSY; translated from the coding sequence ATGATCAAGCGCACGGTGCTGGACGCCACCCGGGAGCTGCTCCGCGAACTCGGTCTCACCACGGTGTTCGGCAACCCCGGCACCACCGAGGTGCCGTTCCTCACCGACTGGCCCGACGACTTCGACTACGTCCTGGGCCTGCAGGAATCCACCGTCGTCGCGATGGCCGATGCCTATGCGCAGGCCACCCGGCAGGCCGTGCTGGTCAACCTGCATTCCGCGGGCGGGGTGGGGCACAGCCTCGGCAGCCTCTTCACCGCCTACCGCAACCGGTCGCCGCTGATCATCGTCGCCGGGCAGCAGGTCCGGTCGCTTCTGCCGCACGAACCGTTCCTCGGTGCGATGGATGCCCCCGAGTTCCCCAAGCCGTACGTCAAGTGGTCGATCGAGCCCGCGACCGCCGAGGACGTCCCGGCCGCGCTGGCGCGGGCCTACCACGTCGCGACGCAGGCGCCGTCCGGTCCGGTTTTCGTTTCCGTTCCGGCCGACGACTGGACCGTTCCCACCGAACGGCCCGTCATCTCGCGGCCCCGCATCCGCGGCTTCGCGCCGGATCCCGAGGCCATCGACGAGCTCAACGCCGCGCTGGAAGGCGCGCAGCGGCCGGCGATCGTCGTCGGGGGAGCCGTCGATCAGGACAGTGCCGTCCCGGAAACCGTCGCGCTCGCCGAACGCCTCAACGCCGGTGTGTGGGTCGCGCCGATGTCCTACCGCTGCTCGTTCCCCGAGAACCACCCGCTGTTCCAAGGGTTCCTGGAGCCCGAACGCGGCGCCGTCGCCGACGCGCTCGGAAAGCACGACCTCGTTCTCGTGCTCGGCGCGCCCGCCTTCACCTACCACGTCGACCGTGGACGCGGGGACGCTCCGCTGCCGCCGCTGTTCATCCTCAGCGACGACGAACAGATCCTCGCCCGGGCCTTCGAAGGCACCGGCATCCGCGCGACGCCGAAGCTGGGCATCCGCGCGCTGCTCAACGTCGTCGAGCGGAGCACGCGGCCCGCGCCGGCGCCGCGGCCGCGGCCCGCCAAGCCCAGCGGTGAGACGCTCACCGGCGAATTCCTCTACGCCACGCTCGCGGACCTGTTGCCGGACAACGCCTTGGTCGTCGAGGAGGCGCCCAGCCACCGCGGGAGCCTGCACGAGCACCTGCCGATCACCACCACCGGCTCCGGGTTCCTGACGATGGCCAGCGGCACGCTCGGCTACGGCATCCCGGGCGCGGTCGGCGCGGCGCTCGCCCGGCCGGACCGCAAGGTCGTCGCCGTGGTCGGCGACGGCTCGAGCATGTACGGCATCCAGGGTCTCTGGACGGCGGCGCGCAAGCAGCTGCCGGTGACGTTCGTGATCTTCGACAACTCGGAGTACGCGGCGGTCCGCCTCCTCGGTGACACGATCGGCGGCGTGAAGCTGCCGGGCACCGAACTGGGCGGCATCGACTTCGTCGCGCTGGCGGGCAGCATGGGCTGCCAGGGCGTGACGATCACCGAGCCGTCCGGCCTGGCGGCCGGCCTCGCCGCGGCACTCGCCGACCCGCGCCCGACGCTGGTGCACGTCCGGGTCGCGCCGACCCACGCGTTGTCGTACTGA
- a CDS encoding LppU/SCO3897 family protein, with amino-acid sequence MTTPPSDDNPFRTPEYATPAAPMPPAPGQQAPIPHWFTTKVRVTLVACVVAALGLGALGALGISGLNRYGTPSDGDCLYLTHEGGGKLAYHRAGCSSDSATFKVENTYRGAIACGSGDYVRFRLGSGTGQTLCLALNVRSGECVRNVEDETTIDKLSCADPAAQERVEILSGFGRDDECTGADKVLSYAGPPSRTVCLVRSGENI; translated from the coding sequence TTGACCACACCACCGTCCGACGACAACCCGTTCCGGACTCCCGAGTACGCCACACCGGCTGCCCCGATGCCGCCGGCACCGGGGCAGCAGGCACCGATTCCGCACTGGTTCACCACCAAGGTGCGGGTCACGCTGGTCGCGTGCGTCGTCGCCGCGCTGGGCCTCGGCGCGCTGGGCGCACTGGGCATCAGCGGGCTCAACCGCTACGGCACGCCGTCGGACGGTGACTGCCTGTACCTGACGCACGAGGGCGGCGGCAAACTCGCCTACCACCGCGCCGGCTGCAGTTCGGACAGCGCGACGTTCAAGGTCGAGAACACGTATCGCGGGGCCATCGCGTGCGGCTCCGGCGACTACGTCCGGTTCCGGCTCGGCTCCGGCACCGGCCAGACGCTCTGCCTGGCCCTGAACGTCAGGTCCGGCGAGTGCGTCCGCAACGTCGAAGACGAGACCACGATCGACAAGCTGAGCTGCGCCGACCCGGCGGCGCAGGAACGCGTCGAGATCCTTTCCGGCTTCGGCCGTGACGACGAATGCACGGGGGCCGACAAGGTGCTCTCCTACGCCGGTCCGCCGTCCCGCACGGTCTGCCTGGTCAGGTCGGGCGAGAACATCTAG
- a CDS encoding FAD-dependent monooxygenase → MTDVLIAGAGPTEPGRDAPVSDTEVTEALTALYGAETRLGEVYGASRFNDATRQLEQYRHGRVLFAGEAAHIHPPLGGQGLNLGVQDAMNLGWKLAATIRGTAPSGLLDSYHAERHPAAERVLRHTAAQRVFTAPAAARTSRRCARSSSTSCGCRTPTATSADCCPVSA, encoded by the coding sequence ATGACCGACGTCCTGATCGCCGGAGCCGGCCCGACGGAGCCCGGCCGCGACGCACCGGTGTCGGACACCGAAGTGACTGAAGCGCTGACAGCCCTGTACGGCGCCGAAACGCGCTTAGGCGAGGTGTACGGCGCTTCGCGGTTCAACGACGCGACACGGCAACTTGAGCAGTACCGCCACGGCCGTGTCCTGTTCGCCGGCGAAGCCGCGCACATCCACCCGCCGCTCGGCGGGCAGGGGCTCAACCTGGGCGTCCAGGACGCGATGAACCTCGGCTGGAAGCTGGCCGCGACGATCCGCGGCACGGCGCCGTCCGGGCTCCTGGACAGCTACCACGCCGAACGCCACCCGGCCGCCGAACGCGTCCTGCGGCACACGGCCGCCCAGCGCGTGTTCACGGCACCGGCCGCGGCGAGAACGTCGAGGCGCTGCGCGAGATCGTCGTCGACCTCATGCGGCTGCCGGACGCCAACCGCTACTTCAGCGGACTGCTGTCCGGTCTCGGCCTGA
- a CDS encoding copper homeostasis protein CutC, translated as MSSKTPLLEVIALDAADAEGAQAGGADRLELVADMAQDGLTPSVETLRDVLSATDLPVRVMLRDNGSFAIGDLEGLRADTARLVDAGAREFVFGFLTVDSEIDLDACEALIKEIDGLPWTFHRAIDRTRDPLRAYDRLASLGCDTVLAAGHPSGVASGLSVLQRLAQRESGPDLLVGGGLRAQQVHLLRAGGVRGFHVGSAVRPGGWQAAVDAETVRTWVDLVKS; from the coding sequence ATGAGCTCGAAGACGCCCCTGCTGGAAGTGATCGCGCTGGACGCGGCGGATGCCGAAGGCGCGCAGGCGGGCGGGGCGGACCGCCTCGAACTGGTCGCGGACATGGCGCAGGACGGCCTGACGCCGTCGGTGGAAACCCTGCGTGACGTGCTGTCGGCGACCGACCTCCCGGTCCGGGTCATGTTGCGGGACAACGGTTCCTTCGCCATCGGCGACCTCGAAGGGCTGCGCGCGGACACCGCCCGGCTGGTCGACGCGGGCGCGCGCGAATTCGTCTTCGGGTTCCTCACCGTCGACAGCGAGATCGACCTCGACGCCTGCGAGGCGCTGATCAAGGAGATCGACGGCCTCCCCTGGACGTTCCACCGCGCCATCGACCGCACGCGCGATCCGCTGCGCGCGTACGACCGGCTGGCCTCCCTCGGGTGCGACACCGTGCTCGCCGCCGGCCACCCGAGCGGCGTCGCCAGCGGGCTTTCGGTGCTGCAGCGGCTCGCGCAGCGCGAGAGCGGGCCGGACCTGCTCGTGGGCGGCGGGCTGCGCGCCCAGCAGGTGCACCTCTTGCGCGCGGGCGGGGTGCGCGGGTTCCATGTCGGGAGTGCGGTGCGGCCCGGCGGCTGGCAGGCGGCCGTCGACGCCGAAACGGTGCGCACCTGGGTGGACCTCGTCAAGTCTTGA
- a CDS encoding sensor histidine kinase codes for MTRRDKRPRKGGDAAGPRPAGGRWRLRNWRLGTKLFAVLLIPALAVIALVGLRISSDLRDAQQLAEFATRGRVDNTVAEGLHELQRERDLTVRFVAQNRQGDTAELAAQRNRVDQAIGKFERTLTDSKPRLDAKAAESLQQTDDRLRVLGGLRYSAEHSAFPADAVLRSYSELISGLLDISDSAAADVSDPELARMRLAGNALARIKDQMSVKRAVMAEALAAGTLDRDRTRALLGAEAELAAARSDYRTFATPEQQRMFDDTVIGLVVDIGNDIVESALTRTENGQNLSGLDPNQWDVSATHTVNLAHQVQQALLVQLQERTDALAAQARTAALWDGGAVLGVLLVAGVLSVVIARSLLRPLRILRRTALEVAEHRLPAAVQNLLTDPEPAPENLRKRLAVAPVPVFTREELGQVARAFDAVHGEAVRLAGEQAMLRENVNAMFVNLSQRSQDLVERQLTVLDRMEADEQDPDTLAGLFELDHLATRMRRNSENLLVLSGQDSAREDAGPVPADEIIGAALSEVEHYQRIELGPAPQVAVRGEAVNDLVHVISELLENATRYSGKEPVTVASAETHDGDWQIEIIDHGAGMPKAEIDRTNARLAHPPDVDVEVSRRMGLFVVATLAMRHHIDVSLSAGADSGLVATVLVPAGLIVELPPMPAPPPPAEPQRTPDVEPELLAPLAPLTPVEPEPPEPEPEELTPPSIEAGPPRRAPVVAREHAPEWPAADGDVHLDLDAPTERMPAYRDVLSRWFDASAAPEQPRRQAEPLPVADEPRPGVAQPRHALATPPPPPPPPPPPPLRSPDPVVTEPNPDDEDTEPQLAPVAPPAAVEPDYQWPSPAELEQEDGAEDTWPFLQTVDSAASPGAVPAQRPILSLSPEAVRERMTSLQGGFRRGRHARGDDTRNQ; via the coding sequence GTGACCCGTCGCGACAAGCGTCCCCGCAAGGGCGGTGACGCGGCGGGACCACGTCCGGCGGGCGGCCGGTGGCGGCTGCGCAACTGGCGCCTCGGCACGAAGCTCTTCGCCGTCCTCCTGATTCCCGCACTCGCCGTGATCGCGCTCGTCGGGCTGCGGATCAGCTCGGACCTGCGTGACGCCCAGCAGCTCGCGGAGTTCGCCACGCGCGGCCGCGTCGACAACACGGTCGCCGAAGGTCTGCACGAGCTGCAGCGCGAGCGCGACCTCACCGTCCGGTTCGTCGCCCAGAACCGGCAGGGCGACACGGCCGAGCTCGCCGCCCAGCGCAACCGCGTCGACCAGGCGATCGGCAAGTTCGAGCGGACCCTCACCGACAGCAAGCCGCGGCTCGACGCGAAGGCCGCCGAAAGCCTGCAGCAGACCGACGACCGGCTGCGTGTGCTCGGCGGCCTCCGGTACTCCGCGGAGCATTCGGCGTTCCCCGCCGACGCCGTGCTGCGCTCCTACAGCGAGCTGATCTCCGGTCTGCTCGACATCAGCGACTCCGCCGCCGCCGACGTCTCCGACCCGGAGCTCGCGCGGATGCGGCTGGCGGGCAACGCGCTCGCCCGGATCAAGGACCAGATGTCGGTCAAGCGGGCGGTGATGGCCGAGGCGCTCGCCGCGGGCACCCTCGACCGCGACCGCACGCGCGCCCTGCTCGGCGCGGAAGCCGAGCTGGCCGCCGCGCGCAGCGACTACCGCACCTTCGCGACGCCCGAGCAGCAGCGGATGTTCGACGACACGGTGATCGGCCTGGTCGTCGACATCGGCAACGACATCGTCGAGTCCGCGCTCACCCGCACCGAAAACGGCCAGAACCTCTCGGGCCTCGACCCGAACCAGTGGGACGTCTCGGCGACGCACACGGTGAACCTCGCCCACCAAGTGCAGCAGGCGCTGCTGGTCCAGTTGCAGGAACGCACGGACGCCCTGGCGGCGCAAGCCCGTACGGCCGCGCTCTGGGACGGCGGCGCGGTGCTCGGCGTCCTGCTCGTCGCCGGCGTGCTGTCGGTGGTCATCGCGCGGTCCCTGTTGCGCCCCTTGCGGATCCTGCGCCGGACGGCCCTCGAAGTGGCCGAGCACCGGCTGCCCGCCGCCGTGCAGAACCTGCTCACCGATCCCGAGCCCGCCCCCGAAAACCTGCGGAAACGGCTCGCCGTCGCGCCGGTGCCGGTGTTCACGCGCGAGGAGCTCGGTCAGGTGGCGCGCGCGTTCGACGCCGTCCACGGCGAAGCCGTCCGGCTCGCCGGCGAACAGGCGATGCTGCGCGAGAACGTCAACGCGATGTTCGTCAACCTCTCGCAGCGCAGCCAGGACCTCGTCGAGCGGCAGCTCACGGTGCTCGACCGGATGGAGGCCGACGAGCAGGACCCGGACACCCTCGCGGGGTTGTTCGAGCTCGACCACCTCGCGACCCGGATGCGGCGCAACAGCGAAAACCTGCTGGTGCTGTCCGGTCAGGACTCGGCGCGGGAGGACGCCGGCCCGGTCCCGGCCGACGAGATCATCGGCGCCGCGCTCTCGGAGGTCGAGCACTACCAGCGGATCGAGCTCGGCCCGGCCCCGCAGGTCGCGGTCCGCGGCGAGGCCGTCAACGACCTCGTGCACGTCATTTCGGAGCTGCTGGAGAACGCGACGCGCTACTCCGGCAAGGAACCGGTCACCGTGGCCAGCGCCGAAACCCACGACGGCGACTGGCAGATCGAGATCATCGACCACGGCGCCGGCATGCCGAAGGCCGAGATCGACCGCACCAACGCGCGGCTCGCGCACCCGCCGGACGTCGACGTGGAGGTGTCGCGCCGGATGGGCCTGTTCGTCGTCGCGACACTGGCCATGCGCCACCACATCGACGTCAGCCTGAGCGCGGGGGCGGACAGCGGGCTGGTCGCGACCGTGCTGGTGCCCGCGGGCCTGATCGTCGAGCTGCCGCCGATGCCCGCGCCGCCTCCGCCCGCCGAGCCGCAGCGCACTCCCGACGTGGAACCCGAGCTGCTGGCCCCGCTCGCGCCGCTCACCCCGGTGGAACCGGAACCGCCGGAGCCGGAGCCCGAGGAGCTGACGCCGCCGTCGATCGAGGCGGGCCCGCCTCGCCGGGCCCCGGTGGTGGCGCGCGAGCACGCGCCGGAATGGCCCGCCGCCGACGGCGACGTCCACCTCGACCTCGACGCGCCGACCGAGCGGATGCCCGCCTACCGCGACGTCCTGTCCCGCTGGTTCGACGCGTCCGCGGCGCCCGAACAGCCGCGGCGGCAGGCGGAGCCGCTCCCCGTCGCCGATGAGCCACGGCCGGGCGTGGCCCAGCCGCGGCACGCGCTCGCCACGCCGCCACCCCCGCCGCCGCCTCCACCACCCCCGCCGTTGCGGTCGCCCGATCCGGTGGTGACCGAGCCGAACCCGGACGACGAAGACACCGAGCCGCAGCTCGCGCCCGTCGCGCCGCCCGCCGCGGTCGAACCCGACTACCAGTGGCCGAGCCCGGCCGAACTGGAGCAGGAGGACGGCGCCGAGGACACCTGGCCGTTCCTGCAGACCGTCGATTCGGCGGCGAGCCCGGGAGCGGTGCCAGCGCAGCGGCCGATACTCTCTCTTTCCCCGGAAGCGGTGCGCGAGCGGATGACGAGCCTTCAAGGCGGCTTCCGGCGAGGGCGGCACGCGAGGGGAGACGACACCCGGAACCAGTGA
- a CDS encoding S53 family peptidase has protein sequence MRLRKLVAAAVPLPALLGLAVAVPAAAAPEPLVTLADNAAPLVNSERTGDVATDRPITAALSLKLHNQQALEKFLADVQNPASPQYHHFLTPAQFNARFGPTQADVDKAVSFLGKSGATGIEVSGNRQAITFTGSAAQLESAFRTRIGTYHDRVSGRDFFANDAAPAVPAGVSDVVGNVVGLDDHAVRTHSAKPLAQPNVVKSATPPVLKTAYGTSALSATGSGVNVGFVEFDGYQKSNITKYDSTYGLSAGSVTTVGVSGANYDSSPGDGQVEVELDIEVVHAVAAAANDYVYEAPNSGAGELAMYQKIASDATVDVVSISWGACEASEGSSAAKSVSSAVATGTAEGISYFAAAGDDGTTDCYRQTGSTARGVDFPASSPNITGVGGTKLNVTSSNGYSSESTWNDGNNGGSTGGGISTVFTAPSWQSSQSTTYRKVPDVAADASPTSGYYIYSAGSWETVGGTSGATPLWAAFAALQNQVHGGALGNLNPKFYSIGNGSSYGTGFHDVTTGNNTLHGTTGFTAGTGYDQVTGWGSFKASGLSGLIG, from the coding sequence ATGCGCTTGCGCAAGCTCGTCGCGGCCGCTGTGCCGCTGCCTGCGTTGCTCGGCCTCGCCGTGGCCGTCCCGGCCGCCGCCGCGCCGGAACCCCTGGTCACGCTGGCCGACAACGCCGCGCCGCTGGTCAACAGCGAGCGCACCGGCGACGTCGCGACCGACCGGCCGATCACCGCCGCGCTCTCGCTGAAACTGCACAACCAGCAGGCTTTGGAAAAGTTCCTCGCCGACGTGCAGAATCCCGCTTCGCCGCAATATCACCACTTCCTGACGCCGGCGCAGTTCAATGCCCGGTTCGGCCCGACCCAGGCCGATGTCGACAAGGCCGTCTCATTCCTCGGGAAATCGGGTGCCACCGGGATCGAGGTTTCCGGCAACCGGCAGGCCATCACGTTCACCGGCTCGGCAGCGCAGCTCGAATCGGCGTTCCGCACCCGGATCGGGACCTACCACGACCGGGTTTCCGGGCGTGACTTCTTCGCCAACGACGCCGCGCCCGCCGTGCCCGCGGGCGTCTCGGACGTCGTGGGCAACGTCGTCGGCCTCGACGACCACGCGGTGCGGACGCACTCGGCGAAGCCGCTCGCCCAGCCCAACGTCGTCAAGTCCGCGACGCCGCCGGTGCTCAAAACCGCTTACGGCACCAGCGCTCTCTCCGCGACCGGCAGTGGCGTCAACGTCGGCTTCGTCGAGTTCGACGGGTACCAGAAGTCGAACATCACCAAGTACGACAGCACCTACGGGCTCTCGGCGGGCTCGGTGACGACGGTGGGGGTCAGCGGCGCGAACTACGACTCGTCGCCGGGCGACGGCCAGGTCGAGGTCGAGCTCGACATCGAGGTCGTGCACGCGGTGGCCGCCGCGGCGAACGACTACGTCTACGAGGCACCGAACTCGGGCGCCGGCGAACTGGCGATGTACCAGAAGATCGCGTCGGACGCGACGGTCGACGTCGTCTCGATCTCTTGGGGCGCTTGCGAAGCCTCGGAGGGTTCGAGCGCGGCGAAGAGCGTCAGCAGCGCGGTCGCGACCGGCACCGCGGAGGGCATCTCGTACTTCGCCGCCGCGGGCGACGACGGCACGACCGACTGCTACCGCCAGACGGGTTCGACGGCGCGCGGAGTGGACTTCCCGGCGTCGAGCCCGAACATCACCGGTGTCGGCGGCACGAAGCTGAACGTGACGTCGTCCAACGGCTACAGCAGCGAGTCGACCTGGAACGACGGCAACAACGGCGGCTCGACCGGCGGCGGCATTTCGACGGTCTTCACGGCACCTTCGTGGCAGTCCTCGCAGAGCACGACCTACCGCAAGGTGCCGGACGTCGCGGCGGACGCCTCGCCGACGTCGGGTTACTACATCTATTCGGCGGGCAGCTGGGAAACGGTCGGCGGCACGTCGGGCGCGACCCCGCTGTGGGCGGCGTTCGCGGCGCTGCAGAACCAGGTCCACGGCGGCGCGCTGGGCAACCTGAACCCGAAGTTCTACTCGATCGGCAACGGGTCCTCGTACGGCACGGGCTTCCACGACGTGACGACGGGCAACAACACCCTCCACGGCACGACCGGGTTCACCGCCGGGACGGGGTACGACCAGGTGACGGGCTGGGGTTCGTTCAAGGCGAGCGGGCTGTCGGGCCTGATCGGCTGA
- a CDS encoding DNA repair helicase XPB codes for MTDGPLIVQSDKTVLLEVDHPQADDARIAIAPFAELERAPEHVHTYRITPLALWNARAAGHDAEQVVDALTTYSRFPVPQPLLIDVVDVMGRFGRLQIANHPAHGLVMSTTDRAVLTEVIRNKKISPMLGARLDEDTVIVHPSERGRLKQALLKVGWPAEDLAGYVDGEAHAIALDESDWQLRDYQRQAAEAFWAGGSGVVVLPCGAGKTMVGAAAMARAQATTLILVTNTVAGRQWKRELIARTSLTEEEIGEYSGEKKEIRPVTIATYQVITRKTKGEYRHLELFDSRDWGLVVYDEVHLLPAPVFRMTADLQSRRRLGLTATLVREDGREGDVFSLIGPKRYDVPWRDIEAQGWIAPAECTEVRVTLTDAERLEYATAEADVRYKLAATALTKTPVIKSIVEKHTGEPTLVIGAYLDQLEMLGDELDAPVIQGATRNKEREELFDKFRRGEIKTLVVSKVANFSIDLPEASVAIQISGTFGSRQEEAQRLGRLLRPKGDGRQAHFYSIVSRDTVDTEYAAHRQRFLAEQGYAYHIVDADDLLRPL; via the coding sequence GTGACTGATGGCCCGCTGATCGTCCAGTCCGACAAGACCGTGCTCCTGGAGGTCGACCACCCCCAGGCCGATGACGCGCGGATCGCCATCGCGCCGTTCGCCGAGCTCGAACGGGCGCCGGAGCACGTGCACACCTACCGGATCACGCCGCTGGCGTTGTGGAACGCGCGCGCCGCGGGCCACGACGCCGAGCAGGTCGTCGACGCGCTGACGACGTACTCGCGCTTCCCGGTGCCGCAGCCGCTGCTCATCGACGTCGTCGACGTGATGGGCCGGTTCGGGCGGCTGCAGATCGCCAACCACCCGGCGCACGGGCTGGTCATGTCGACCACCGACCGCGCGGTGCTGACCGAGGTCATCCGGAACAAGAAGATCAGCCCGATGCTGGGTGCCCGGCTCGACGAGGACACCGTCATCGTGCACCCGTCCGAGCGCGGGCGGCTGAAGCAGGCGCTGCTGAAGGTCGGCTGGCCCGCCGAGGACCTCGCCGGGTACGTCGACGGCGAGGCGCACGCGATCGCGCTCGACGAGAGCGACTGGCAGCTGCGCGACTACCAGCGCCAGGCGGCGGAGGCGTTCTGGGCGGGCGGCTCCGGCGTCGTCGTGCTCCCGTGCGGCGCCGGGAAGACGATGGTCGGCGCGGCGGCGATGGCCCGCGCGCAGGCGACGACGCTGATCCTGGTGACGAACACGGTCGCCGGACGGCAGTGGAAGCGCGAACTGATCGCGCGGACGTCGCTGACCGAAGAGGAGATCGGCGAGTACTCCGGGGAGAAGAAGGAGATCCGGCCGGTCACCATCGCGACGTACCAGGTGATCACCCGCAAGACCAAGGGCGAGTACCGGCATCTGGAGCTGTTCGACTCGCGCGACTGGGGCCTGGTCGTCTACGACGAGGTCCACCTGCTGCCGGCGCCGGTGTTCCGGATGACGGCGGACCTGCAGTCCCGGCGGCGCCTCGGCCTGACCGCGACGCTGGTGCGCGAGGACGGCCGCGAGGGCGACGTCTTCTCGCTGATCGGGCCGAAGCGCTACGACGTGCCGTGGCGCGACATCGAGGCGCAGGGCTGGATCGCGCCGGCGGAGTGCACCGAGGTCCGCGTGACGCTGACCGACGCGGAACGGCTGGAGTACGCCACGGCCGAGGCCGACGTGCGGTACAAGCTGGCCGCGACGGCGTTGACGAAGACCCCGGTGATCAAGTCGATCGTGGAGAAGCACACCGGCGAGCCGACCCTGGTCATCGGCGCGTACCTCGACCAGCTGGAGATGCTCGGCGACGAGCTCGACGCGCCGGTCATCCAGGGCGCGACGCGCAACAAGGAGCGCGAGGAGCTGTTCGACAAGTTCCGGCGCGGCGAGATCAAGACGCTGGTGGTGTCGAAGGTCGCGAACTTCTCGATCGACCTGCCCGAGGCGTCGGTGGCGATCCAGATCTCGGGCACGTTCGGGTCCCGCCAGGAGGAGGCCCAGCGGCTCGGACGGCTCCTGCGTCCCAAGGGCGACGGACGGCAGGCGCACTTCTATTCGATCGTCTCGCGCGACACGGTCGACACGGAGTACGCGGCGCACCGGCAGCGGTTCCTCGCGGAGCAGGGCTACGCCTACCACATCGTGGACGCGGACGACCTGCTCCGGCCGCTCTAA